Below is a genomic region from Nilaparvata lugens isolate BPH chromosome 3, ASM1435652v1, whole genome shotgun sequence.
caacttttactgttatctcaagccgatagttcatgtaattctttcccgtgaagctgtgtgacactggtaatctctcatattgtgcctttcatatactctcaccccaacaaaacagtaaaatttgacaataatcaacagtaatcggcttgagataacagtaaaagttgtgacataaacactctataccatgggatatctacttacgctattgtttctctatgattgtatGTAAATGCCGGTTTTTGTTAGATCTAGATTGTATCAAAATAGAATTGTTCAGTCTTTATATTACTATATGTCAAGTCTAATTCTGTGTTTGAGAGTGCTGACAAAACAACCTCCTTTGCActcattttcaatcaaaatccGGGAATAGAATGGtaagggctataagcctgtttttccaagcccaatcattttatgatgaTTTGTTCTTATCAgtgtaaaaatatttatttatttacatcaatagaaaaattacaacatcaTATAAAGGCTTACAGCTTTATgccaaaacaagcctcattgaaaatcaattgattacacaaactgaaactaaattaataagaaagaaaaaattaaaaattgtttggaacatacattataaatagaaaataacacttgacacaataaaaaatagactgaagaaataataaaaaatagactaattgaaaaaagagaataggTAGCAAGCCTATTTTAAgaagaatttaaatatttatggtctgcaaaattgattaagcatttataattatataaatatattgaatactatttgtatggcttttattggatGAGActccctgacggaagttccacctcgcctgatatttatatttaagccgtcaatgagccTCACGACTTCTACCGGTTTAAAATTCATTCagctttcatttatttttattttctactcTGATATTAGATGAGCTGCAAACACGTATGAGTATGATATAAACTTTCGATTTTTTAATGTCTATTTTCAACTAATGTGGGTTAAAAATATTCGTTTCATCTTTTAAATATTCCAatgattaaggctgtgcaaaggctaaaattaaactttctactggtgatagtTCTcagagtttttcgatttgtatactatcaagctatcaaaattaaaaagttttctcaggaaacattttttttcgatcattactttttgagatatgagcgcctaaagtttaaatttttgggacagaatgtttcaagttcggtgaaagataaaaccatgagttttagaggatggattcttcatggtattgttgatctaataaaacacaaattttctgaaaatatcaatttttgagaaagttattcaatttaccgaaaataattcaacttaaagttatttttggtcattttcagtaaattgaataactttttcataaaattatattttcagaaactttgttttattagatcaacaataccatgaagaatccatcctctaaatctcatgggtttatatcttaccgaatttgaaatgttctgtcccaaaaattcaaacttcaggcgctcatatctcaaaaagtaatgattggaaaaaaaatgttttcctaagataactttttcattttggtagcttgatgatatacaaatcgaaaaactttgaaaaatatcaccagtcgaaagtttatttttagcctttgcacagccttaagccgTCATTGAGCCTCACGACTTCTGTCAGTTTAAAATTCATTGAgttctcatttattttattttctactcTGTTATTAGATGAGCTGCAACGCGTATGAGTATGATATAaacttttgatttttttatgtcTATTTTCAACTAATGACGGTTAAAAATATTAGTTTCATCTTTTAAATATTCCAATGAGTAATAAACTTGGAGTTTTTCAATGTATTCTTTTAAACAATGTTAGTTTTATCTATGTCATATTTTTCATCTTGCAGGGAAGAAATGTAATTCTGGAACAATCGTGGGGAAGCCCCAAGATAACCAAGGATGGTGTAACAGTCGCTAAGGGTGTGGAGCTGAAGGATAAGTTCCAGAATATCGGCGCCAAACTGGTTCAAGATGTTGCCAATAACACAAACGAAGAGGCAGGCGATGGCACGACAACTGCGACCGTATTGGCCCGCGCCATTGCCAAGGAAGGATTCGATAAAATTAGCAAAGGAGCCAATCCCATCGAAATCAGAAGGGGTgggtaaaatttcaaataaaagctCATTCTTATCGTAATTTTCTTATCACATTCCAGCACagtgtaattaaaaaaaaatgatataatagaaattatattaagggccgtttgcacagtatagattgctaaactcgattaagttaatcgagtttaagttagtctgaaagtttaaacttgaatcggttttcacagtgcatttactaatccagtttaagttaaactagtttagcgttaagttagtaatagaatgtcatcgtttataatatcaggaaggctgatttttacaggaaattttttatttgtttacaaactatcagtaaattgaggttatgtagctactattttagtattttcttgttcaaaatccacagagctgtaagctgtacggttataaaagtgaaaagcgatcaagaaattatttaaaaacttatgtttaCTTGGCAccggaaaatatattttagaatataagataaaaaagttattttgttacgcttaaatctactacggtcttcctcgtttattagaaatctcttgaaagcaatatatctcagttatgtgttattaaaaacatgttttctaatccaagaccactgttaaaaattgtcttaatttctatcaagtggtttattcaatcaaaatactaaattggcagttgctgtactcaagcaaaaccgttaaaaaattctctattccagaaatttaaataatttgttttttgtccaatttttctcagtttcaaaatttcttcgcagtcatctttatcaatcacattaaaaacttctatcaattcctccatttcaattatttttacattcaaataatgattcactataacctgaattaataatattatcgtctacagaagcattaaaaacaaccgtcgaaaaataatttactatcagatTCAGCTGTTTCCctatcaaatctttacagatgtcaagttaaacaaaaaaaatccagatttggtttaagctttagcttaaatttacactgtgcaaacggccctaaaagttATATAATAAGATATTGCCAGTTCCACTTGTTTATTTAACCAAACTAGTTCCTATGTAGAACTAACTATCAATATCTTGATAATCCCACCTTAATAATTATGTAGAAATTCCACATATCTTTGTCTAGTGTAAATATGTGACCTAAAATAACGAATCTAATAGACAAAATACATTTGAGATGCAGATGCATAAATAGAATATGTCTAGATCATTCATACCTTTTCTAagcataataatatcaatagacTATCAAGAATGTAAGATTTTGCAATAATTTAGtcttaaggtgcattttcgtttgtgcgtaaatttccgcagtcgacgacggcaagcattgttgacattcatattgtccaaatttcaagtgtgctaaaacagctgatcaaataacttttcataatttgtgtttattattcaagaataaaatcatttctaatgatatcaacatattgccatttgatAGTATAAACTCAAGATCACCaattgaaacataattgaacataatcttttaggttatttagacaaattgaaatcttccaaatgtgagatcctcaccctgtcgtggtcgatgacggcatttacgcacaaacgaaaacccagctttatatcaataataataataacttgacCAGCATAAGTTATAACTTGGGCGCTGACATTGATTTCGTGACCTACTCCTGTTTGTTATCAAGCTCTAAGAATGCAATTATCATTATGAATTCcgtatttgaatgaatttgattatGCAACACAATGAAATGATCGAATCGCTATTCTATAGATTATAGATAGTTATTTGATAAAGTGTGGCCCAGTTAGTAGGATACTTTTTTGAGTCCAATGGTCAATTAAATctacaaatttaaataaattgaattatattatttgtatgttCGAAACCAGGTTTAAGAGCACAACCTGAAATACAATACTATAGCATGTAATAAGTAaacaatatcatagagaaacaatagcgtaagtagatatcccatggtatagggcatttatgtcgcaacttttactgttatctcaagccgattactgttgattattgtcgatttttactgttttgaccgggtaagagtgtatgaacggcacaatatgagagactaccagagtCATAAAGCtttacgggaaagaactacgtggactataggcttgagataacagtaaaagttgcgacataaaggccctataccatgggatatctacttatgctattgtttctctatgacaatattcataatttttacgaTCTCAACCATTTGcgaaatttttccagaaatacCTCTGATCTGGCATGTTTTATTAACcaattctataatatatttctatttcttattttagTATATTTCTAAAATTCATGAATTTGTACATTCGGTTAAGATCcgaataatttaatgttttcactTTTTGTTTACACCCAGGTGTGATGCTAGCTGTCGACGCCATAAAGGAACATCTGAAAGCACTATCAAAGCCCGTTACAACACCTGAAGAAATAGCACAGGTCGCTACTATATCTGCCAATGGTGATAAGGCTATCGGTGAACTCATCTCGGCCGCTATGAAAAAGGTCACTCAATTATCACAACATTCTCAACTATTTGCCATACTTTTTCAAACTATTTCAGTCTTGCTGAtcaaaattattcttcaattctCAAAGCTATAGACCAAATTTATAATTcgattttaatttgtattttatgataattataaaaatcaaaacagtgtatattttttaaaattcataatattgtGTTCTTCAGGTTGGAAAGGAGGGTGTTATTACTGTTAAAGACGGTAAAACTCTGGAAGACGAACTGGAAGTTATAGAAGGAATGAAATTCGATAGAGGATACATATCGCCCTACTTCATCAACACATCTAAAGGTAAACAAATTCATTATTTCTACATCTtaggttatcaattttcttttttaaatttgtgtatagaAATGTGGTTTTTATGAACTTCTAATGACTCGCAAAATGTATCTTCATTAGAATTTTTAACTTTTGGCATAAAATCttaaacaatagcaaaattagtggcatcccaacacatattcatatatagtaggggccacattttcttagatcagcaaataatcaaccaattgtattaatactttgtaaataattgtacctTTTATGCTCTTTGTAATCATGTTTAGCCTCATCAACTAAGCCTCTCCAAAAGTTTCGGTCACCCGCATCCTCCTCTTTTAGGACCATCCTCCTCATATCTTTCCGGACCTGGTCCCACCATCTAGTTTTTGGCCTTCCAGCTGGTCTCCTTCCTATAGGAGTATTCCTCAGTACACTGTTTGTCAGAGCGCTTTCTTCTTTCCTCAGAATGTGTCCCGTCCACCGTAACCTTCTGCTTTTAATCTCACCCACTATGTCTGCTTCATTGAATAATTGGCGTATTTCATAGTTGTGCTTGATGCACCAAACTCCGTTCTCTTGTGTTGGGCCAAAAATTTTTCGAAGAATcttgttttcaaaaacaatggttttttcttcttttttattcattaagttatctataaaatataaatgatcatcattcaaagtaattttgatttttgtcgTAAAATGGTGCTTCTATATAAATACATAATTTACATACCACAGAACACTaccatagataaaataatagcattatatttttttatctctaTGACATTACGTTTctaatcaacttgaatattgtATCCCAATAAGCTACCTGGAAAGATAACTCAAAGCTTGCATAAAGAATCAAGGTGTCAGGCAAGCTATTAGTCGATTTTTCGAATGATAtgatgtttgaaatttttcgaCAGGAGCCAAGGTGGAATTTCAAGATGCTCTGGTTTTACTGAGTGAAAAGAAGATCAGCAGCATCCAAAGTATCATTCCTGCCCTGGAGCTAGCCAATTCTCAGAGGAAACCTCTCGTGATCATTGCCGAGGATGTCGACGGCGAAGCGCTCAGCACATTGGTCGTCAACAGGTAATTTTACTATATTATTCACTCTGTTCCATATTTTCAAACACACATAATCCAATTATTCAATTGACATAAAACAAACCTATTTatccaaataaataattatttgaataattaaaaaatattagtaCTACTTCCAATCAACAATGTTCAAATAATGGTAGGAAGTCAACATTGCGATGTTTATGTGTAGAAACAACGGATTTCCCCGAAAAAAACTAGATCTCTCATTTCTAGAATTTAAGTTACTTTATCACAATTTACTTCTCAATCTTGTCTGGATTAGCCCTAAAGTAGtttcttgttgaaaaaatgtttttagatGAGTTGTTACGGAGCAGTTGAAAGAACACAAATTTTGTATCATCCCACAAGTGAAAACTTTATTGTTGGAAAAATAGAATGCCTAATGACCTCATTCCAGATCATGCAACAAGAATTCGGACATTCGTCATATTTACTTGAGCTTTATCTCaacattgataaattaattgaaatgagttagtgaagaatataattaatatattgtttttatagaaagtcttcttcttctgcacAACTTCATATCTTCTTTCTTATTACCacattatatcaaatattatatgaatatttacatttttatactATGGAAATCTTCGAGTATAATCATCAAtctaagatttattttgctaaaaatttatgtaagaaattttcaacactcggcctctgcgcacAGGTTTTCTACCTTGCAGGGACCCTCCttacatattatataattacttattatattattaattgatgtaTTTTATACTTTAAGCTTTAAACTTTGTAATTATcattaaggataaataaatttgaatttgaattccatATACATGTATAATACACTTTTACACAGATTGAATCTGTGTAATCACAGCCTatttttcaaactcttgttATAGAACAAAAACGTGTTATTTACACGTCGatatttgttgaattttataTAAGTACAGTAATTTTAACTGAAGTTTGACAACATAACAGAAACATGTTCTCTCATACTATATAGAATCACattgtcaattaattaattaaatgaaaatactaagaaattgtcaaaaaccatagatttattgatagttagaaagaccggtttcggttgttacaccaagattgtacaccattgtcaatcttggtgtaacaaccgaaaccggcctttctaagtatcaataaatctgtgacaatttcttagtatttttatttaatatgaataattaccacaatatcaacttctcaactacacaaaaagttgtcataaattattattgggcATCCTTCCAATTTTATTTACTTTGTAGATTTCTTTCTACAAATTAAGGTGAAATGGAAAAGATATCGTAGTTCCACATGTAAACACCGATACTATAGTTCAGTACATGTTGAACTGACTTATCTTTTTTTATTTCAGCTTTTCACAAtattatggagaaattccacaacataTATGTGTCTAATGTGCATTTTTTCAGTGTTATCGGATGGCAtgttgaggctgtgcaaaggctaaaaataaactttccactggtgatatttttcaaagtttttcgatttgtatatcatcaagctatcaaaatgaaaaagttttctcaggaaaacattttttccccgatcattactttttgagatatgagcgcctaaagattaaattttcgggacagaacatttcaaattcggtaagagataaatccatgagatttagaggataaattatttatggtattgtcgattgaataaaacattttttttttaaatatcagttattgagaaagttattcaatttaccaaaaataacgcaactaaaagttatttttggtcatttttagtaaattgaataactttctcaaaagttgatattttcggaaaaattttgtttaattcaatcaaaaataccatgaagaattcatcctctgaatctcgttgatttatctcttaccgaatttgaaatgttgtgtcccaaaaatttaaacttaaaacgctcatatctcaaaaagtaatgatcggaaaaaatgtttttttgagaaaactttttcattttgatagcttgacgatatacaaatcgaaaaactttgaaaaatgtcaccagtagaatgtttatttttagcctttgcacagccttgaacTGTAGAACTCCGCCCGATATATAACAGTGAGGCCCACTGACTGCTTGAATTATATACTCATgagaggtggaacttccgtcagggactctccaccaataaaaaaatacagatgttataatattttctacaatacCGTATGTAACATGTTGCAGACTGAAAATCGGACTGCAAGTAGCGGCGGTGAAGGCGCCCGGCTTTGGCGACAACCGCAAGAGTACGCTGCAGGACATGGCGATTGCGACCGGCGGCATCGTGTTTGGCGACGAGGGCGCCAACCTCAAGCTCGAGGACCTCACACCCACCGACCTCGGCCAGGTCGGCGAAGTGCTCATCACTAAGGACGACACTCTGCTCTTGAAGGTACCGTATGCTCTCCTCAACATAGTATCATAACAGTTATTCttcaataacattttgtttaaaaaatatccCCATGATGGCTTTTAGTTGATGTGGAGACCCATTAATTACAGCTCCCCGTACCGGCAAGCTTGTCAGT
It encodes:
- the LOC111044062 gene encoding heat shock protein 60A, which codes for MYRLPLALRSTAMRHLNRNYAKDVRFGPEVRGLMLQGVDILADAVAVTMGPKGRNVILEQSWGSPKITKDGVTVAKGVELKDKFQNIGAKLVQDVANNTNEEAGDGTTTATVLARAIAKEGFDKISKGANPIEIRRGVMLAVDAIKEHLKALSKPVTTPEEIAQVATISANGDKAIGELISAAMKKVGKEGVITVKDGKTLEDELEVIEGMKFDRGYISPYFINTSKGAKVEFQDALVLLSEKKISSIQSIIPALELANSQRKPLVIIAEDVDGEALSTLVVNRLKIGLQVAAVKAPGFGDNRKSTLQDMAIATGGIVFGDEGANLKLEDLTPTDLGQVGEVLITKDDTLLLKGKGKKSDIDRRAEQLRDQIQETTSEYEREKLQERLARLASGVAVLKVGGSSEVEVNEKKDRVTDALNATRAAVEEGIVPGGGTALLRCAAILKQVITANADQATGIDIVQKALRMPCMTIAQNAGVDASVVVSKVAEGTGDMGYDALNNEYVNMIEKGIIDPTKVVRTALTDAAGVASLLTTAEAVVAELPKEEPAMPAMGGMGGMGGMGGMGMGM